The proteins below come from a single Clupea harengus chromosome 21, Ch_v2.0.2, whole genome shotgun sequence genomic window:
- the LOC105893246 gene encoding tetraspanin-8-like: MGHVNVCLKWLFIVFNTLSGIVGIVFMVLGRLASSTATIQGGKMNVVWLAYLLGGAIAVMSFVGVLGAIQQKTSVLKVFCGFVFIGMLICVIFGAYVASQRSASTKEGQEFLSTAQFKEELKTHQDMYKFECCGTNHYTDWGPILPDSCSCPPMYQGTPTCQSVWTFGTRYIYKEPCVPYLLRMLNTVIDIVVGIFFGLAIVALIGIFMAIVMILQIRSTNEDVRPPPYHGANFSQTFV, from the exons ATGGGCcatgtcaatgtgtgtttgaaatggcTGTTTATTGTCTTTAACACACTTTCTGGG ATAGTAGGTATTGTGTTTATGGTTCTCGGTAGGCTTGCAAGCTCCACAGCTACTATACAG GGTGGGAAGATGAACGTTGTGTGGCTGGCTTACCTTTTAGGTGGAGCTATCGCTGTAATGTCCTTTGTTGGAGTGTTGGGTGCAATACAGCAGAAGACATCTGTCCTGAAAGTG TTTTGTGGATTTGTGTTCATTGGAATGCTCATCTGTGTGATTTTTGGTGCATATGTAGCAAGCCAACGGTCCGCG TCTACAAAAGAAGGACAAGAATTTCTCAGCACTGCTCAGTTCAAGGAAGAGCTTAAAACACATCAAGATATGTATAAG TTTGAATGCTGTGGCACAAATCACTACACCGACTGGGGGCCCATTTTGCCAGATTCCTGCTCTTGTCCACCAATGTATCAAGGCACTCCAACATGCCAA TCAGTTTGGACATTTGGGACGAGATATATCTACAAAGAG CCATGTGTTCCTTACCtgttgcggatgttgaatacaGTCATTGATATCGTGGTTGGGATATTCTTTGGATTGGCAATAGTGGCG CTCATTGGGATATTCATGGCCATAGTCATGATCTTACAGATCCGGAGCACCAATGAAGACGTCAGACCTCCTCCGTACCATGGTGCCAacttttctcaaacttttgtcTGA